The segment TAAGTAATTCACGGATTTTCGAAAGTAGAGGGGTTTGGGGTTGCATCGGCGCGTCGCGCTCTTGCAATGGCACAGTAAAACACTCGACTTGAGATAGTCGCTGCTCAATAGCTTCGACCGAAAGCAGCGGAGAAAGTATCCGGCGGCGTAACAAACGGCTACCCATCGGGGTTTGGCAGCGGTCGAGAATTTGGAAGAGCGATGTGTTTCGAGTCGGGTCGGAGGAATCGATTAACTCGAGATGGCGAATTGTGGAACGATCCAGCAACATCGTTTGCTCGGGGTGGCCGCGATGGATCCCGGTAATTTGTTCCGCTGGGCCGAGTTGCGAAAGCTTTAAATAGTGCAGCGCCGCGCCAGCCGCCATAATTGCTTCCGGCAATTCATCGATCCCATACCCTTTGAGGGTTAGTACCTGAAAATGCTGGAGCAATAAATCGCGGGCGAATTGTTCCTCGAACAACCACTCATCAAGGGGGGTCGTAACAGTTGTGGGTAGCGCCGAAAACAACCGTGAGAACTCGTCGCGCAACGCTTTCGGGTATAACAATTCCGCTGGGGCAATCGACGCCAGTTCGGAACGCACCCGTTCCGGCGGCACCGCGTAACAAACGAAATCGCCGCTCGCCGATTCGAGGAGAGCGATTCCTGTGACAGTTTGACCGGGGGCAATGGCAGCTAACCAATGAGAACGTTTGTCGTCGAGAACGCTGTCCAAAACGGCAGTACCGGCGGTAACGACTTGGGTAACGCCGCGTTTCACAACTCCTTTGGCAGCGCGGGGGTCTTCCAATTGATCGACGACCGCAACTTTATACCCGGAACTGGTCATCCGTGCGAGGTACGAGTCTAATTGATGATGGGGAAATCCCGCTAACGGAATGTCGCCGCTCTTGTCTTGTCCACGGCGGGTGAGTGTTAGTCCAAGTACCTTATGAGCAGTACGGGCATCGTCGTAAAACATCTCATAAAAATCGCCCATCCGAAAAAAGACGACCGCATCGGGATACCGCAGTTTTATCTCGCGGTATTGCGTCATCATCGGGGTTACGTCACGGGGTTTTCGCACCGGTGTGGCATCATCTTCCTTGATGCGATCCTGATGCGCGGAGCGAACGCGGGCGGGAATTTTTTTATGAAATGGCATTGCGCACTAAAATACTAGTTACGGCAACCGGAACAAAAGGAAACGGGCGAATCGCCATTTTCAGGTGGTTCGCCCGCTTATAAAACCAGATTGTTTTTGCGAAAAACAACCTTCGATTTCCGGTTGTTGGATACAACAACCATTCTGCAAATGATTCTTTGCAGTCTACGGTTAGTGACCCTCGCCAACAACGAAGATGCAGTCCACCGGGCAGACCGAGACGCAGTGCGGGCCATCCGCTTGATCCGAGCAATCGTTGCAAGTGTTTGCGTCGATAACGTAGATCGTGTCGCCTTGGGTGATCGATGTGGTCGGGCATTCCGGTTCGCAAGCGCCGCAGTTAATGCAGTCTTCCGTGATATAATGTGCCATAGTAACCTCCTACAATATCTAATGTGAGAACCGATGGGCGGCAGGAAAAAACGATTTCCCTGAGTATTTTCAATGCACCACCTCTCTGAATAGTCATGCAAAGAAGTGGTACATCCCCCGTTAGCGGCAACGCAAAACTGGGGGACACAGCGTTGCCAAGGCCTAATTACACTTCCATAATCTCTTTTTCTTTGTGCGCCAAGACGTCGTCGACTTGTTTAACGTGAGCGTCGGTCGACTTCTGCATTTTTTCTTGTGCACGCACCGATTCGTCTTCACGAATCTCATGATTCTTTTCCATCTTCTTGAGATGGTCGTTCGCTTCCCGCCGGACATTTCGAATGGCGATTCGCGAATCTTCCGCCATTTTCTTGGCGTGTTTTACTAAATCCTTGCGCCGTTCTTCCGTCATCACCGGGACGACCAATCGAATCACCTGACCGTCGTTGTTCGGTGTTATCCCCAAATCGGATTTCAAAATTGCTTTTTCGATTTTCGGGAGGGTGGTTTTATCGAATGGTTGAATCACCAACGTCCTGGCATCCGGCGTATTGATGTTTGCCGCTTGTTTCAGCGGGAGCTCGGTACCGTACAGTTCGACTTTTATCATATCGAGTAATGCGGTCGAAGCTTTACTGGTACGTAACGAGGTGAACTCATGCCGCAAAACTTCTACGGTCTTTTTCATCTTCTCGTCATAGGTTTTTAATAATTCGTCTACCGTCATTCCTTACTCCACAGAAATCCAACTGGCAATC is part of the bacterium genome and harbors:
- a CDS encoding 4Fe-4S binding protein; protein product: MAHYITEDCINCGACEPECPTTSITQGDTIYVIDANTCNDCSDQADGPHCVSVCPVDCIFVVGEGH
- the frr gene encoding ribosome recycling factor yields the protein MTVDELLKTYDEKMKKTVEVLRHEFTSLRTSKASTALLDMIKVELYGTELPLKQAANINTPDARTLVIQPFDKTTLPKIEKAILKSDLGITPNNDGQVIRLVVPVMTEERRKDLVKHAKKMAEDSRIAIRNVRREANDHLKKMEKNHEIREDESVRAQEKMQKSTDAHVKQVDDVLAHKEKEIMEV